In Syngnathus typhle isolate RoL2023-S1 ecotype Sweden linkage group LG14, RoL_Styp_1.0, whole genome shotgun sequence, one genomic interval encodes:
- the LOC133167272 gene encoding histone-binding protein N1/N2-like isoform X10, whose amino-acid sequence MSEERSVASSSGSGVDEKPCSSSAPATERCSGDVMEEAKKLIGTGNRHLVMGDIVAAVRVFQDACSLLAARYGDTADECGEAFFLCGKSLLELARLESTVLGNALVGVPEESDDDDDEEEQPSDSNIESANNLDDEDDENGEVDKNGDKEEEEEEVGNLQLAWEMLEVAKVIFKRKENKEQQLMAAQTLLKLGEVGAEAGNYPEALEDFQECLALQLKHLPPHSRLLAETHYHVAAMHCHMDKYGEAVRHYNSSVEVIETRLAMLQNLIDAAESTEEATAEMEELKQLLPDIREKIEDAEEIHKTDCAAIQQTLGGASTSSASRSENGSASTFAGPTTQIPTKWTDGASSSKVASDISHLVRKKRKPEEKSPVKDTDAKQTKQEATLNGTGDSSANNGVEEQKSQEPALQSSA is encoded by the exons ATGTCCGAGGAAAGGTCTGTCGCGTCGAGCTCTGGGAG TGGCGTGGATGAGAAGCCGTGCTCGTCGTCAGCACCTGCAACCGAGCg CTGTTCTGGTGACGTCATGGAGGAGGCAAAGAAGCTCATCGGCACAGGCAACCGACATCTCGTGATGGGTGACATTGTCGCTGCAGTCCGTGTCTTTCAGGATGCATGCAGCCTGTT AGCTGCCAGGTATGGAGACACGGCAGATGAATGTGGTGAGGCCTTTTTCCTGTGTGGGAAGTCCCTACTTGAGCTTGCCAG GTTGGAGAGCACAGTCCTTGGGAATGCCCTGGTAGGGGTCCCAGAAGaatctgatgatgatgatgatgaggaggagcagCCCAGTGACTCAAATATTGAGAGCGCCAATAACCTTGACG ATGAAGACGACGAGAATGGGGAAGTGGACAAAAATGGTGACAAG gaggaggaggaggaggaggttggcAATCTGCAATTGGCTTGGGAAATGCTGGAGGTGGCCAAGGTCATCTTTAAGAG aaaggaaaacaaagagcAGCAGCTCATGGCAGCCCAGACCTTGTTGAAACTTGGAGAAGTTGGCGCAGAAGCAG GAAACTATCCTGAGGCACTGGAAGATTTCCAGGAATGTTTGGCCCTGCAGCTCAAGCACCTTCCTCCTCACAGTCGTCTGCTGGCCGAGACCCATTACCATGTCGCCGCCATGCATTGCCACATGGACAAGTATGGGGAGGCCGTTCGACACTACAACAGCTCCGTAGAAGTGATTGAAACCCGCTTGG CCATGTTGCAGAACTTGATTGATGCGGCAGAGAGCACCGAAGAGGCGACCGCTGAGATGGAAGAACTGAAGCAGCTTCTGCCAGACATTCGAGAAAAAATAGAAGATGCTGAAGAAATCCACAAAACAGACTGTGCTGCCATCCAACAGACGCTT GGCGGCGCTTCAACCTCATCAGCCTCCCGGAGTGAAAATGGCAGCGCTTCAACCTTTGCCGGCCCCACCACACAG ATCCCGACGAAATGGACGGATGGAGCATCATCTTCTAAAGTGGCCTCAGACATTTCTCACCTAGTTCGGAAAAAG AGGAAACCAGAGGAGAAGAGCCCAGTCAAGGACACTGATGCTAAGCAGACCAAACAGGAAGCTACACTTAATGGCACTGGAGACTCTAGTGCCAACAATGGAGTTGAGGAGCAAAAATCACAGGAG CCTGCGCTCCAGTCTTCAGCGTGA
- the LOC133167272 gene encoding nuclear autoantigenic sperm protein-like isoform X9 → MSEERSVASSSGSGVDEKPCSSSAPATERCSGDVMEEAKKLIGTGNRHLVMGDIVAAVRVFQDACSLLAARYGDTADECGEAFFLCGKSLLELARLESTVLGNALVGVPEESDDDDDEEEQPSDSNIESANNLDDEDDENGEVDKNGDKEEEEEEEVGNLQLAWEMLEVAKVIFKRKENKEQQLMAAQTLLKLGEVGAEAGNYPEALEDFQECLALQLKHLPPHSRLLAETHYHVAAMHCHMDKYGEAVRHYNSSVEVIETRLAMLQNLIDAAESTEEATAEMEELKQLLPDIREKIEDAEEIHKTDCAAIQQTLGGASTSSASRSENGSASTFAGPTTQIPTKWTDGASSSKVASDISHLVRKKRKPEEKSPVKDTDAKQTKQEATLNGTGDSSANNGVEEQKSQEPALQSSA, encoded by the exons ATGTCCGAGGAAAGGTCTGTCGCGTCGAGCTCTGGGAG TGGCGTGGATGAGAAGCCGTGCTCGTCGTCAGCACCTGCAACCGAGCg CTGTTCTGGTGACGTCATGGAGGAGGCAAAGAAGCTCATCGGCACAGGCAACCGACATCTCGTGATGGGTGACATTGTCGCTGCAGTCCGTGTCTTTCAGGATGCATGCAGCCTGTT AGCTGCCAGGTATGGAGACACGGCAGATGAATGTGGTGAGGCCTTTTTCCTGTGTGGGAAGTCCCTACTTGAGCTTGCCAG GTTGGAGAGCACAGTCCTTGGGAATGCCCTGGTAGGGGTCCCAGAAGaatctgatgatgatgatgatgaggaggagcagCCCAGTGACTCAAATATTGAGAGCGCCAATAACCTTGACG ATGAAGACGACGAGAATGGGGAAGTGGACAAAAATGGTGACAAG gaggaggaggaggaggaggaggttggcAATCTGCAATTGGCTTGGGAAATGCTGGAGGTGGCCAAGGTCATCTTTAAGAG aaaggaaaacaaagagcAGCAGCTCATGGCAGCCCAGACCTTGTTGAAACTTGGAGAAGTTGGCGCAGAAGCAG GAAACTATCCTGAGGCACTGGAAGATTTCCAGGAATGTTTGGCCCTGCAGCTCAAGCACCTTCCTCCTCACAGTCGTCTGCTGGCCGAGACCCATTACCATGTCGCCGCCATGCATTGCCACATGGACAAGTATGGGGAGGCCGTTCGACACTACAACAGCTCCGTAGAAGTGATTGAAACCCGCTTGG CCATGTTGCAGAACTTGATTGATGCGGCAGAGAGCACCGAAGAGGCGACCGCTGAGATGGAAGAACTGAAGCAGCTTCTGCCAGACATTCGAGAAAAAATAGAAGATGCTGAAGAAATCCACAAAACAGACTGTGCTGCCATCCAACAGACGCTT GGCGGCGCTTCAACCTCATCAGCCTCCCGGAGTGAAAATGGCAGCGCTTCAACCTTTGCCGGCCCCACCACACAG ATCCCGACGAAATGGACGGATGGAGCATCATCTTCTAAAGTGGCCTCAGACATTTCTCACCTAGTTCGGAAAAAG AGGAAACCAGAGGAGAAGAGCCCAGTCAAGGACACTGATGCTAAGCAGACCAAACAGGAAGCTACACTTAATGGCACTGGAGACTCTAGTGCCAACAATGGAGTTGAGGAGCAAAAATCACAGGAG CCTGCGCTCCAGTCTTCAGCGTGA
- the LOC133167272 gene encoding nuclear autoantigenic sperm protein-like isoform X8, with translation MSEERSVASSSGSGVDEKPCSSSAPATERCSGDVMEEAKKLIGTGNRHLVMGDIVAAVRVFQDACSLLAARYGDTADECGEAFFLCGKSLLELARLESTVLGNALVGVPEESDDDDDEEEQPSDSNIESANNLDDEDDENGEVDKNGDKEEEEEEEEVGNLQLAWEMLEVAKVIFKRKENKEQQLMAAQTLLKLGEVGAEAGNYPEALEDFQECLALQLKHLPPHSRLLAETHYHVAAMHCHMDKYGEAVRHYNSSVEVIETRLAMLQNLIDAAESTEEATAEMEELKQLLPDIREKIEDAEEIHKTDCAAIQQTLGGASTSSASRSENGSASTFAGPTTQIPTKWTDGASSSKVASDISHLVRKKRKPEEKSPVKDTDAKQTKQEATLNGTGDSSANNGVEEQKSQEPALQSSA, from the exons ATGTCCGAGGAAAGGTCTGTCGCGTCGAGCTCTGGGAG TGGCGTGGATGAGAAGCCGTGCTCGTCGTCAGCACCTGCAACCGAGCg CTGTTCTGGTGACGTCATGGAGGAGGCAAAGAAGCTCATCGGCACAGGCAACCGACATCTCGTGATGGGTGACATTGTCGCTGCAGTCCGTGTCTTTCAGGATGCATGCAGCCTGTT AGCTGCCAGGTATGGAGACACGGCAGATGAATGTGGTGAGGCCTTTTTCCTGTGTGGGAAGTCCCTACTTGAGCTTGCCAG GTTGGAGAGCACAGTCCTTGGGAATGCCCTGGTAGGGGTCCCAGAAGaatctgatgatgatgatgatgaggaggagcagCCCAGTGACTCAAATATTGAGAGCGCCAATAACCTTGACG ATGAAGACGACGAGAATGGGGAAGTGGACAAAAATGGTGACAAG gaggaggaggaggaggaggaggaggttggcAATCTGCAATTGGCTTGGGAAATGCTGGAGGTGGCCAAGGTCATCTTTAAGAG aaaggaaaacaaagagcAGCAGCTCATGGCAGCCCAGACCTTGTTGAAACTTGGAGAAGTTGGCGCAGAAGCAG GAAACTATCCTGAGGCACTGGAAGATTTCCAGGAATGTTTGGCCCTGCAGCTCAAGCACCTTCCTCCTCACAGTCGTCTGCTGGCCGAGACCCATTACCATGTCGCCGCCATGCATTGCCACATGGACAAGTATGGGGAGGCCGTTCGACACTACAACAGCTCCGTAGAAGTGATTGAAACCCGCTTGG CCATGTTGCAGAACTTGATTGATGCGGCAGAGAGCACCGAAGAGGCGACCGCTGAGATGGAAGAACTGAAGCAGCTTCTGCCAGACATTCGAGAAAAAATAGAAGATGCTGAAGAAATCCACAAAACAGACTGTGCTGCCATCCAACAGACGCTT GGCGGCGCTTCAACCTCATCAGCCTCCCGGAGTGAAAATGGCAGCGCTTCAACCTTTGCCGGCCCCACCACACAG ATCCCGACGAAATGGACGGATGGAGCATCATCTTCTAAAGTGGCCTCAGACATTTCTCACCTAGTTCGGAAAAAG AGGAAACCAGAGGAGAAGAGCCCAGTCAAGGACACTGATGCTAAGCAGACCAAACAGGAAGCTACACTTAATGGCACTGGAGACTCTAGTGCCAACAATGGAGTTGAGGAGCAAAAATCACAGGAG CCTGCGCTCCAGTCTTCAGCGTGA
- the LOC133167272 gene encoding histone-binding protein N1/N2-like isoform X7 — MWLESTVLGNALVGVPEESDDDDDEEEQPSDSNIESANNLDENTRDELRKQVYDAMAAEPEAARCRVESGAEVKRQNGLAESPAEQAGAHSGKPFDFQLNGGAKSAAEEAQVNGVVNGTGGAAESPEKEAVAKTEDAEAEAEAEAEAEAEAEAEAEAEAEAEESSDSKLEKEAEDEDDENGEVDKNGDKEEEEEEEEVGNLQLAWEMLEVAKVIFKRKENKEQQLMAAQTLLKLGEVGAEAGNYPEALEDFQECLALQLKHLPPHSRLLAETHYHVAAMHCHMDKYGEAVRHYNSSVEVIETRLAMLQNLIDAAESTEEATAEMEELKQLLPDIREKIEDAEEIHKTDCAAIQQTLGGASTSSASRSENGSASTFAGPTTQIPTKWTDGASSSKVASDISHLVRKKRKPEEKSPVKDTDAKQTKQEATLNGTGDSSANNGVEEQKSQEPALQSSA; from the exons ATGTG GTTGGAGAGCACAGTCCTTGGGAATGCCCTGGTAGGGGTCCCAGAAGaatctgatgatgatgatgatgaggaggagcagCCCAGTGACTCAAATATTGAGAGCGCCAATAACCTTGACG AAAACACTCGCGATGAGCTTCGAAAGCAGGTGTATGACGCAATGGCGGCCGAGCCTGAGGCGGCACGCTGCCGCGTGGAGAGCGGCGCAGAGGTGAAGCGACAAAATGGACTCGCGGAGTCGCCGGCGGAACAAGCTGGAGCCCACTCTGGAAAGCCCTTTGACTTCCAATTGAATGGAGGAGCCAAGAGCGCGGCTGAGGAAGCTCAAGTCAACGGAGTAGTGAACGGCACCGGGGGGGCGGCCGAGTCTCCCGAAAAGGAAGCTGTGGCCAAGACGGAAGACGCTGAGGCTGAGGCTGAGGCTGAGGCTGAGGCTGAGGCTGAGGCTGAGGCTGAGGCTGAGGCTGAGGCTGAGGCTGAAGAAAGCAGCGACTCCAAACTTGAGAAAGAAGCAGAGG ATGAAGACGACGAGAATGGGGAAGTGGACAAAAATGGTGACAAG gaggaggaggaggaggaggaggaggttggcAATCTGCAATTGGCTTGGGAAATGCTGGAGGTGGCCAAGGTCATCTTTAAGAG aaaggaaaacaaagagcAGCAGCTCATGGCAGCCCAGACCTTGTTGAAACTTGGAGAAGTTGGCGCAGAAGCAG GAAACTATCCTGAGGCACTGGAAGATTTCCAGGAATGTTTGGCCCTGCAGCTCAAGCACCTTCCTCCTCACAGTCGTCTGCTGGCCGAGACCCATTACCATGTCGCCGCCATGCATTGCCACATGGACAAGTATGGGGAGGCCGTTCGACACTACAACAGCTCCGTAGAAGTGATTGAAACCCGCTTGG CCATGTTGCAGAACTTGATTGATGCGGCAGAGAGCACCGAAGAGGCGACCGCTGAGATGGAAGAACTGAAGCAGCTTCTGCCAGACATTCGAGAAAAAATAGAAGATGCTGAAGAAATCCACAAAACAGACTGTGCTGCCATCCAACAGACGCTT GGCGGCGCTTCAACCTCATCAGCCTCCCGGAGTGAAAATGGCAGCGCTTCAACCTTTGCCGGCCCCACCACACAG ATCCCGACGAAATGGACGGATGGAGCATCATCTTCTAAAGTGGCCTCAGACATTTCTCACCTAGTTCGGAAAAAG AGGAAACCAGAGGAGAAGAGCCCAGTCAAGGACACTGATGCTAAGCAGACCAAACAGGAAGCTACACTTAATGGCACTGGAGACTCTAGTGCCAACAATGGAGTTGAGGAGCAAAAATCACAGGAG CCTGCGCTCCAGTCTTCAGCGTGA